From the Deltaproteobacteria bacterium PRO3 genome, one window contains:
- a CDS encoding thiamine-binding protein, translated as MLAFVSIAPEDHWEHMSAEIAPLVKMIEKSGLAYELGPIGTTVEGEPEAVFELLKELHLFMRGRSRRVSTLIKIDDQVDRPPGRIKDKVESVRRKMVG; from the coding sequence ATGCTCGCCTTCGTCTCCATCGCCCCCGAAGACCACTGGGAACACATGAGCGCCGAAATCGCCCCGCTCGTGAAAATGATCGAAAAGAGCGGCCTGGCCTATGAGCTGGGTCCCATTGGCACCACGGTCGAGGGCGAACCGGAGGCCGTCTTCGAGCTGCTGAAAGAGCTTCACCTTTTCATGCGTGGCCGCTCGAGGCGCGTCTCGACCCTGATCAAGATCGACGATCAGGTCGACCGGCCGCCGGGTCGGATCAAGGACAAGGTCGAATCGGTGCGGCGGAAGATGGTCGGTTAG
- a CDS encoding NADP-dependent oxidoreductase encodes MKAIGIQRFGGREVLEILELPKPQPGPHEVLVRVHAAGVNPVDWKIREGLLEGRLPHAFPIVLGWDAAGVVEAVGEKVHYARPGDAVFAYCRKDVIQDGAYAEYIVLRHPHLAPKPRNLSFEEAAAVPLAALTAYQALFEGIKLKAGDKVLIHAGAGGVGGFAIQMAKDAGAYVLTTSSARHHDYLRGLGVDEIVDYTQTPFVAAVRRAHPEGLDAVFDTVGGQTQLDSAELLKPGGRLTSILALKEDFFRHRGLEPAYVFVRPDTDQLSRIKDMIEGGRLKVKLAAVFPLVEAEKAHEKIEAGHTEGKVVLKI; translated from the coding sequence ATGAAGGCGATCGGCATCCAACGTTTCGGCGGGCGGGAGGTCTTGGAAATCCTTGAGCTTCCCAAGCCACAGCCCGGTCCTCACGAGGTCCTGGTGAGGGTCCACGCCGCCGGCGTCAACCCCGTGGATTGGAAGATCCGCGAAGGCCTGCTGGAGGGGCGCCTGCCCCACGCCTTTCCCATCGTCCTGGGCTGGGACGCCGCGGGGGTAGTCGAGGCCGTCGGGGAAAAGGTGCATTACGCCAGGCCGGGCGACGCCGTCTTCGCCTATTGCCGAAAAGACGTGATCCAGGACGGCGCCTACGCCGAATACATCGTCCTGCGCCACCCGCACCTCGCGCCCAAGCCGCGCAACCTCTCCTTCGAAGAAGCCGCGGCCGTCCCCTTGGCCGCGCTCACCGCCTACCAGGCGCTCTTCGAGGGGATCAAACTCAAGGCGGGCGACAAGGTCCTGATCCACGCCGGCGCCGGCGGCGTCGGGGGCTTCGCGATCCAGATGGCGAAGGACGCGGGTGCCTACGTCCTCACCACCTCCAGCGCGCGGCACCACGACTATTTGCGCGGCCTGGGCGTCGACGAGATCGTCGACTACACGCAAACGCCCTTCGTCGCGGCCGTCCGCCGCGCCCACCCGGAGGGCCTCGACGCCGTCTTCGACACGGTGGGCGGGCAGACCCAACTGGACAGCGCGGAGCTGCTCAAGCCCGGTGGCCGCTTGACCTCGATCTTGGCGCTCAAGGAGGATTTTTTCCGGCATCGCGGCCTCGAGCCGGCCTACGTCTTCGTGAGGCCGGACACGGACCAGCTCTCGCGAATCAAGGACATGATCGAGGGGGGCCGGCTCAAGGTGAAGTTGGCCGCGGTCTTTCCCTTAGTGGAGGCTGAGAAGGCCCACGAAAAGATCGAAGCAGGGCATACCGAAGGAAAGGTTGTCTTGAAAATATAA
- a CDS encoding class I SAM-dependent methyltransferase encodes MTFQDHFSSLATDYARYRPRYPEALFRYLSDIAPGRRLAWDCATGSGQAAVGLAEFFKRVIATDASEAQLAQAESHARVEYRVAPAEASGLPPASVDLVTVAQALHWFDLEKFYAEVRRVARPGGVLAAWTYALFRCDPAVDAVIGDFYEGILGNYWTPERRLVEQGYRTLPFPFREGKPPEFAMEARWGLAQVLGYLGTWSALKRYREAQGRDPLPELAEKLREAWGKEEIRTLRWPIFLRWGVVPG; translated from the coding sequence ATGACCTTCCAAGATCACTTCTCTTCGCTCGCCACGGATTATGCCCGCTACCGCCCGCGGTATCCAGAGGCCCTGTTTCGCTATCTTTCCGACATTGCCCCGGGGCGTCGCCTGGCCTGGGACTGCGCCACGGGCAGCGGGCAGGCGGCCGTCGGCCTGGCCGAATTTTTTAAGCGGGTGATCGCGACCGACGCCAGCGAGGCCCAGCTGGCCCAGGCCGAGTCCCACGCTCGGGTCGAGTACCGCGTCGCGCCGGCGGAGGCCTCCGGACTGCCCCCGGCCTCCGTCGATCTCGTCACGGTGGCCCAGGCCCTGCATTGGTTCGACCTGGAAAAATTCTACGCGGAGGTGCGGCGGGTCGCGCGACCGGGCGGGGTCTTGGCGGCCTGGACTTACGCCCTGTTTCGCTGCGATCCGGCGGTCGACGCGGTGATCGGGGATTTTTACGAGGGGATCTTGGGGAATTACTGGACGCCGGAGCGGCGCCTCGTCGAGCAGGGTTATCGGACGCTGCCCTTTCCTTTCCGGGAGGGGAAGCCCCCGGAATTCGCGATGGAGGCGCGGTGGGGCTTGGCTCAAGTGCTGGGCTATCTGGGCACCTGGTCGGCGCTGAAGCGCTACCGAGAGGCCCAGGGCAGAGACCCCTTGCCCGAATTGGCGGAGAAGCTCCGAGAGGCCTGGGGCAAGGAAGAGATCAGGACCCTGCGTTGGCCGATTTTTTTGAGATGGGGAGTCGTTCCGGGGTAA
- a CDS encoding glycosyltransferase has product MRLSTLLILLTTVAVNVLIWTQINKPRYMVESSYPLNSFSVNPYKKNQSPFQGKPFTAEELEADLKILASKTDTIRLYSSIGGLEQVPELAKKYNIKVIASAYLDGNPVNNRNQEEVDAVIKLAQKNKNVLRVIIGNETQLQNTVPREELVKYLAQARKKLKKYKVPVSTAEPWDYWLMHPELAKEVDYIAIHVLPYWAEKPIAQAVDYVLGAYEAVKISFPKKMVMIAETGWPSDGPQRGAAQATLANQATFVREFMAKAKERKIDYNIIEAFDQPWKSAIEGRAGEHWGVMDADRRDKFPIQGPVLEDPNWKWWALCSTVLGFLSAALFLYRRPDLKIRGQVFTVLIFQAAIALATQLAREASDQYMSPGDIVFWSVMISAQVLLAVILLTDAAEIADVVGAKALQRKYLPLKPDPVAAKDLPMVSIHLACCKEPPEMVIATIDSLARLDYPNFEVIVVDNNTLDPEMWKPIEKRCGELGPRFRFFSLGSWPGFKAGALNFALKETNPAAKIVGVVDADYIVEPDWLASTVPYFQDPEVALVQAPQEHRDWERNIFTRMENDEYSGFFRIGMVQRNEHNAIIQHGTMTLIDKAELLKLKGWAEWCICEDAELGLRILNDRKKSIYLDHAFGRGLVPQTYEAYAKQRFRWAYGAMRILKRHWMIFAGLKGNLTLAQRYQFVKGWLPWIGDALHMLFTFTAIVWSLLLILNPKHTDFPEPIFIYPALLLVVLRIFGTLWTYTTRVKIGKRRTLLAMIAGGSLTHKIAKAVLQGLSTRSKPFYRTPKKESSAPLLKAVSNVYDELLLSITLVTLSWGILDVFGTVNHQAVLWAAALVIQAFPYFAALIAALVSSYSGKKDKPEDTGNSALPAGVPPVPSHAAH; this is encoded by the coding sequence ATGCGCCTCTCGACACTATTGATCCTCCTGACCACCGTCGCGGTCAACGTCTTGATCTGGACCCAGATCAACAAGCCGCGCTACATGGTCGAGAGCTCCTATCCCCTCAACAGCTTCTCGGTAAACCCTTACAAGAAAAACCAAAGCCCCTTCCAGGGCAAGCCCTTCACCGCCGAGGAGCTGGAGGCCGACCTCAAGATCCTGGCCTCGAAGACCGACACGATCCGTCTCTACAGCTCCATCGGCGGGCTCGAGCAGGTCCCGGAGCTCGCCAAGAAATACAACATCAAGGTCATCGCCTCCGCCTACCTCGACGGAAATCCGGTCAACAACCGCAACCAGGAGGAGGTCGACGCGGTCATCAAGCTGGCGCAAAAAAACAAAAACGTCCTCCGCGTCATCATCGGCAACGAGACCCAGCTGCAGAACACCGTGCCGCGCGAGGAGCTGGTCAAGTACCTAGCGCAGGCGCGCAAGAAGCTCAAAAAATACAAGGTCCCCGTCTCCACCGCCGAGCCCTGGGATTATTGGCTGATGCACCCCGAGCTCGCCAAAGAGGTCGACTACATCGCCATCCACGTCCTGCCCTACTGGGCGGAGAAGCCGATCGCGCAGGCGGTGGACTACGTCCTGGGCGCCTACGAGGCGGTCAAGATCTCCTTCCCGAAAAAAATGGTGATGATCGCCGAGACCGGCTGGCCCAGCGACGGCCCCCAGCGCGGCGCCGCCCAGGCGACGCTCGCCAATCAGGCGACCTTCGTGCGTGAATTCATGGCGAAGGCCAAGGAACGAAAAATCGATTACAACATCATCGAGGCCTTCGACCAACCCTGGAAATCCGCCATCGAAGGGCGGGCGGGAGAGCACTGGGGCGTCATGGACGCCGACCGCCGCGACAAGTTTCCGATCCAGGGCCCGGTGTTGGAGGACCCTAACTGGAAGTGGTGGGCGCTCTGCTCGACCGTCCTCGGCTTTCTCTCCGCGGCCCTCTTCCTGTATCGGCGGCCCGACCTGAAGATCCGCGGCCAGGTCTTCACCGTCCTGATCTTCCAGGCGGCCATCGCGCTGGCCACCCAGCTGGCCCGCGAGGCCAGCGACCAATACATGTCGCCAGGCGACATCGTCTTCTGGTCGGTGATGATCTCGGCCCAAGTCCTGCTCGCCGTCATCCTGCTGACCGACGCGGCGGAGATCGCCGACGTGGTCGGCGCCAAGGCGCTGCAGCGGAAATACCTCCCGCTCAAGCCCGACCCGGTCGCCGCCAAGGACCTGCCGATGGTCTCGATCCACCTCGCCTGCTGCAAGGAACCGCCGGAGATGGTCATCGCCACGATCGACAGCCTCGCCCGCCTGGACTACCCCAACTTCGAGGTCATCGTCGTCGACAACAACACCCTCGACCCCGAGATGTGGAAGCCCATCGAAAAGCGTTGCGGCGAGCTGGGCCCGCGCTTCCGCTTCTTCTCGCTGGGCTCTTGGCCGGGCTTCAAGGCGGGCGCCCTGAACTTCGCGCTCAAAGAGACCAACCCGGCGGCCAAGATCGTCGGCGTCGTCGACGCGGACTACATCGTCGAGCCCGACTGGCTGGCCTCCACCGTGCCCTACTTCCAGGACCCCGAGGTCGCCCTCGTCCAGGCCCCGCAGGAGCACCGCGACTGGGAGCGCAACATCTTCACCCGCATGGAGAACGACGAGTACAGCGGCTTCTTCCGCATCGGGATGGTCCAGCGCAACGAGCACAACGCCATCATCCAGCACGGCACGATGACGCTGATCGACAAGGCCGAGCTGCTCAAGCTGAAGGGTTGGGCCGAGTGGTGCATCTGCGAGGACGCCGAGCTGGGCCTGCGCATCCTGAACGACCGCAAGAAGTCGATCTACCTCGACCACGCCTTCGGCCGCGGCTTGGTGCCGCAGACCTACGAGGCCTACGCCAAGCAGCGCTTCCGCTGGGCCTACGGCGCGATGCGCATTTTGAAGCGGCACTGGATGATCTTCGCCGGGCTGAAGGGCAATTTGACGCTCGCCCAGCGCTATCAGTTCGTGAAGGGTTGGCTGCCGTGGATCGGCGACGCGCTGCACATGCTCTTCACCTTCACCGCGATCGTCTGGAGCCTTTTACTCATCCTCAATCCCAAGCACACGGACTTCCCCGAACCGATCTTCATCTATCCGGCGCTACTGCTGGTCGTCCTGCGGATCTTCGGGACGCTCTGGACCTACACGACGCGGGTCAAGATCGGCAAGCGCCGCACCCTGCTCGCAATGATCGCCGGCGGCTCGCTCACCCACAAGATCGCCAAGGCGGTCCTGCAGGGCCTGTCCACGCGCTCGAAGCCCTTTTACCGTACGCCCAAAAAGGAATCCTCGGCCCCGCTGCTGAAGGCCGTCTCCAACGTCTACGACGAGCTGCTGCTGTCGATCACCTTGGTGACCCTATCGTGGGGCATCCTGGACGTCTTCGGCACGGTCAACCATCAGGCGGTGTTGTGGGCCGCGGCGCTCGTGATTCAGGCCTTTCCGTATTTCGCCGCGCTGATCGCGGCCTTGGTGAGCAGCTACTCCGGAAAGAAGGACAAGCCGGAGGATACCGGAAATTCGGCCCTTCCGGCGGGGGTCCCGCCGGTGCCGAGCCATGCGGCGCATTAA
- the uvrB gene encoding excinuclease ABC subunit UvrB, with product MRPFQIVSDLKPRGDQPGAIEALSAEFACGSKQQTLLGVTGSGKTFTMANVIQRVQKPTLVMAPNKTLAAQLYREFKDLFPENAVEYFVSYYDYYQPEAYVPAQDLFIEKDSSINEEIDKMRHAATRALLERNDVIIVASVSCIYGLGSPEAYHGLLVFVEAGSSVNRNEMLKELTKIQYTRNDFDFHRGTFRVRGDVVEVFPAHEEDKAIRIEFFGDEVESIQEVDPLTGKALQQLEKIAIYPASHYVTWDDAMRRAVVNIRAELEERIKFFHEHNKLLEMQRIEQRTRFDLEMMEEIGFCKGIENYSRHLTGRKAGQPPPTLLDYYPKEFLLILDESHITVPQVQGMYNGDRARKTTLVEYGFRLPSALDNRPLRFDEFMGLTDQILYVSATPGPYELEHSGDAVVRQVIRPTGLLDPTVDVRPVKDQVDDLIEEIRKRIARDERVLVTTLTKKMAEDLAKYFGEVGLKVRYLHSDIETIERVAIIRDLRKGEFDVLIGINLLREGLDMPEVSLVAILDADKEGFLRSTRSFIQTFGRAARNVNGHVILYADHVTQSMAQAIQETRRRRQLQEAYNQEHGITPQTIRKNIQDILTSVEEQDYFTVPTEAEGLPEAVEVEAIPAMIEALRKEMKKAAEALDFETAAQKRDRIKALEQVAMTVGVKV from the coding sequence ATTCGCCCCTTCCAAATCGTCTCTGACCTCAAACCCCGCGGCGACCAGCCGGGGGCCATCGAGGCGCTGAGCGCTGAGTTCGCGTGCGGCAGCAAGCAGCAAACCCTGCTCGGTGTCACCGGCAGCGGCAAGACCTTCACCATGGCCAACGTCATCCAGCGGGTGCAGAAGCCCACCCTGGTGATGGCCCCCAACAAGACGCTGGCCGCCCAGCTCTACCGCGAGTTCAAGGACCTCTTTCCCGAGAACGCCGTCGAATACTTTGTCAGCTACTACGACTACTACCAGCCCGAGGCCTATGTCCCGGCCCAGGACCTCTTCATCGAGAAGGACTCCTCGATCAACGAGGAAATCGACAAGATGCGCCACGCCGCGACCCGCGCCCTGCTCGAGCGCAACGACGTCATCATCGTCGCCTCGGTGAGCTGCATTTACGGCCTGGGCTCGCCCGAGGCCTACCACGGCCTGCTCGTCTTCGTGGAGGCGGGGAGCTCGGTGAACCGCAACGAAATGCTCAAGGAGCTGACCAAGATCCAGTACACGCGCAACGACTTCGACTTCCACCGCGGGACCTTCCGCGTGCGCGGCGACGTGGTCGAGGTCTTTCCCGCCCACGAGGAGGACAAGGCGATCCGCATCGAGTTCTTCGGCGACGAGGTCGAGTCGATTCAGGAGGTCGACCCGCTGACCGGCAAGGCCCTCCAACAGCTGGAGAAGATTGCTATCTACCCGGCCAGCCACTACGTCACCTGGGACGACGCGATGAGGCGCGCGGTGGTTAACATTCGCGCCGAGCTGGAGGAGAGGATCAAGTTCTTCCACGAGCACAACAAGCTGCTCGAGATGCAGCGCATCGAGCAGCGCACCCGCTTCGACCTCGAGATGATGGAAGAGATCGGCTTCTGCAAGGGCATCGAAAACTACAGCCGCCACCTGACCGGCCGCAAGGCGGGACAGCCGCCGCCGACCCTGCTCGACTATTATCCGAAGGAATTCCTCTTGATCCTGGACGAGTCGCACATCACCGTCCCTCAGGTCCAGGGCATGTATAACGGGGACCGAGCGCGCAAGACCACGCTCGTCGAGTACGGCTTCCGGCTGCCCTCGGCCCTCGACAACCGGCCGCTGCGCTTCGACGAATTCATGGGCCTGACCGACCAGATCCTCTATGTCTCGGCGACGCCGGGGCCTTACGAGCTGGAACACAGCGGCGACGCCGTGGTCCGGCAGGTGATCCGACCCACCGGGCTTTTGGATCCGACCGTCGACGTCCGCCCGGTCAAGGACCAAGTGGACGACCTGATCGAGGAGATCCGCAAACGGATCGCCCGCGATGAGCGCGTGCTGGTGACGACCCTCACCAAGAAGATGGCCGAGGATTTGGCGAAATACTTCGGCGAGGTCGGCTTGAAGGTTCGCTATTTGCACTCCGACATCGAGACCATCGAGCGGGTGGCGATCATCCGCGACCTGCGCAAGGGGGAGTTCGACGTCCTGATCGGGATCAATCTGCTGCGCGAGGGACTCGACATGCCCGAGGTCTCGCTAGTGGCCATCCTCGACGCGGACAAAGAGGGCTTCCTGCGCTCGACGCGCTCCTTCATCCAGACCTTCGGGCGCGCGGCGCGCAACGTCAACGGACACGTCATCCTCTACGCCGACCACGTCACGCAGTCGATGGCCCAGGCTATTCAGGAGACGCGGCGCCGCCGGCAGCTGCAGGAGGCCTACAACCAAGAGCACGGCATCACGCCGCAGACGATTCGCAAGAATATCCAGGATATCCTGACCAGCGTCGAGGAGCAGGACTACTTCACCGTCCCCACCGAGGCCGAGGGCCTGCCGGAGGCGGTGGAGGTCGAGGCGATCCCGGCCATGATCGAGGCCCTGCGCAAGGAAATGAAAAAGGCGGCCGAGGCCCTGGATTTCGAGACGGCGGCGCAGAAGCGGGATCGGATCAAGGCCTTGGAACAAGTGGCGATGACGGTCGGGGTGAAGGTTTAA
- a CDS encoding cysteine--tRNA ligase: protein MPLRIYNTKSRNKEDFQPLNPPRVAMYVCGITAYDYCHLGHARASVVFDVIYRYLKFKGYEVRYVRNFTDIDDKIIKRAHERGQDWKQVAEFFIQAFLEDMKALGNQAPGDEPRATDYIAEMQAIIAKLVEKGIAYPAKGDVFYSVRKFPTYGELAQKNLEELEAGARVEVQEAKKDPLDFALWKAAKPGEPEWASPWGQGRPGWHIECSAMSTKLLGPSLDIHGGGRDLIFPHHENERAQSEGAFEKPFVKYWLHNGFVNLNADKMSKSTGNFLTIRDVLAQYPHEAIRYFLLSAHYRSPLDFNEGNMKEALAAVDRVYQTLQRLEECGPGRDGAGPESAWSAVEDFPAAFEDAMDDDFNSAQVLGVCFELVREINKFLDAGPSASHLEKYRAEVKNALARVGACLGLFAQSPQAYFETRKRFTLSQGALSEAEILQKIAERKEARRNKDFKMSDRIRDELSAQGILLEDKPDGTTTWKAK from the coding sequence GTGCCTTTGAGAATCTACAACACGAAAAGCCGCAATAAAGAAGACTTCCAACCCCTGAACCCGCCGCGCGTCGCGATGTACGTCTGCGGGATCACCGCCTACGACTACTGCCACCTGGGCCACGCCCGGGCCTCGGTCGTCTTCGACGTCATCTACCGCTACCTCAAGTTCAAGGGCTACGAGGTCCGCTACGTCCGCAACTTCACGGACATCGACGACAAGATCATCAAGCGCGCCCATGAGCGAGGCCAAGACTGGAAGCAGGTGGCCGAGTTCTTCATCCAGGCCTTTTTGGAAGACATGAAGGCCTTGGGCAATCAAGCGCCCGGCGACGAGCCCCGCGCGACCGACTACATCGCCGAGATGCAGGCGATCATCGCCAAGCTGGTCGAGAAGGGCATCGCCTATCCCGCCAAGGGCGACGTCTTTTACTCGGTGCGGAAGTTCCCGACCTACGGCGAGCTGGCGCAGAAGAACCTCGAGGAGCTCGAGGCCGGCGCCCGCGTCGAGGTGCAAGAGGCCAAGAAAGACCCGCTGGATTTCGCCCTCTGGAAGGCCGCCAAGCCCGGCGAGCCGGAGTGGGCCTCGCCCTGGGGGCAGGGCCGCCCCGGCTGGCACATCGAGTGCTCGGCGATGAGCACCAAGCTGCTCGGCCCCTCGCTCGACATCCACGGCGGCGGCCGCGACCTGATCTTTCCCCACCACGAGAACGAACGCGCCCAGTCCGAGGGCGCCTTCGAGAAACCCTTCGTCAAATATTGGCTGCACAACGGCTTCGTCAATCTCAACGCCGACAAGATGAGCAAGTCGACGGGAAATTTTTTGACCATCCGCGACGTTCTGGCCCAGTATCCGCACGAGGCGATCCGCTACTTCCTGCTTTCCGCGCATTACCGTTCGCCGCTGGACTTCAACGAGGGCAACATGAAGGAGGCCTTGGCGGCGGTCGACCGCGTCTACCAGACCTTGCAAAGGTTGGAGGAATGCGGCCCGGGCCGGGACGGGGCGGGGCCGGAATCGGCATGGTCTGCCGTGGAAGATTTTCCGGCCGCCTTCGAGGACGCGATGGACGACGACTTCAACAGCGCCCAGGTGCTGGGCGTTTGCTTCGAGCTGGTGCGCGAGATCAACAAGTTCCTCGACGCCGGCCCCTCGGCCTCCCACCTTGAAAAATACCGCGCCGAGGTCAAGAATGCCCTGGCGCGGGTCGGCGCCTGTCTGGGGCTTTTTGCCCAGTCGCCCCAAGCCTATTTCGAGACGCGCAAGCGCTTCACCTTAAGCCAAGGGGCCTTGAGCGAGGCCGAGATCCTGCAAAAGATCGCGGAGCGCAAGGAAGCCCGCCGCAACAAGGATTTCAAGATGTCCGACCGCATCCGAGACGAACTCTCCGCCCAAGGCATCCTCCTCGAGGACAAACCGGACGGGACGACCACCTGGAAGGCGAAATAG
- a CDS encoding glutamate--tRNA ligase codes for MIRVRFAPSPTGLLHQGNVRTALFNFLFARRQGGKLILRIEDTDQERSQENYEAAILEDLKWLGLSYDEGPDRGGDFGPYRQSERLNIYKKYLQQLEAQGQVYPCFCTQEDLEAERRKAMASGKPYRYSGKCRELSAEDRKAKLEAGTAHTYRFKVEREIVKFTDLVYGEKVFDTLTIGDFVIARSNELPLYLFACAIDDCLMQISHVIRGEDGMSNAPRQILLQRALGFTPPQFAHLPLILGPDHTLLSKRNGSTSVGELKAKGYLPPAILNYLALLGWAPPEGKDIVPPEKLVESFDLGRVSRSSAIFDWAKLDHINQVYMMQLSEEDYLAKAREALAAANFAPGQTPEENLRKVLLALRPNVKNFSEIPGWMGLLLGHPQPQNDEAREVLNAPESRKVLETLAKLIEAREDEMNAASYEQILEELKKKTKIKGKKLFMPVRVALTGGTEGPELAALVTALGKTQVLERVRSAFENLQHEKPQ; via the coding sequence ATGATCCGAGTCCGTTTCGCCCCCAGTCCCACGGGGCTGCTCCATCAGGGGAACGTCCGCACCGCCCTGTTCAATTTCCTCTTCGCCCGGCGCCAGGGCGGCAAGCTGATCCTGCGCATCGAAGATACGGACCAAGAGCGCTCCCAAGAGAATTACGAGGCCGCCATCCTCGAAGACCTGAAGTGGCTGGGCCTGAGCTACGACGAGGGTCCCGACCGCGGCGGCGATTTCGGCCCCTACCGGCAGAGCGAGCGCCTCAACATCTACAAGAAATACCTGCAGCAGCTCGAGGCCCAGGGCCAGGTCTATCCCTGCTTCTGCACCCAGGAAGACCTCGAGGCCGAGCGCCGCAAGGCCATGGCCAGCGGCAAGCCCTACCGCTACAGCGGGAAGTGCCGCGAGCTCTCCGCCGAGGACCGCAAGGCCAAGCTTGAGGCCGGCACCGCGCATACCTATCGATTCAAGGTCGAGCGCGAGATCGTCAAGTTCACCGACCTGGTCTACGGCGAGAAGGTCTTCGACACCCTGACCATCGGCGACTTCGTCATCGCGCGCTCCAACGAACTGCCGCTCTACCTCTTCGCCTGCGCGATCGACGATTGCCTGATGCAGATCAGCCACGTGATCCGCGGCGAGGACGGCATGTCCAACGCGCCCCGGCAGATTCTTTTGCAGAGGGCCCTTGGCTTCACTCCGCCGCAATTCGCCCATCTCCCGCTCATCCTCGGGCCCGACCACACGTTGCTCTCCAAGCGCAACGGCAGCACCTCGGTGGGCGAGCTGAAAGCGAAGGGCTATCTGCCGCCGGCCATCCTCAACTACCTGGCCCTGCTTGGCTGGGCGCCGCCCGAAGGCAAGGACATCGTTCCGCCCGAGAAGCTCGTCGAGAGCTTCGACTTAGGCCGCGTCTCGCGCAGCAGCGCGATCTTCGACTGGGCCAAGCTCGACCACATCAACCAGGTCTACATGATGCAGCTCAGCGAGGAGGACTACCTCGCGAAGGCCCGCGAAGCCTTGGCCGCGGCGAATTTCGCCCCGGGACAGACCCCCGAGGAAAATCTCCGCAAGGTCCTGCTCGCCCTGCGTCCCAACGTAAAGAATTTTTCGGAAATCCCGGGATGGATGGGCCTGCTCCTCGGCCATCCTCAGCCGCAAAACGACGAGGCCCGCGAGGTCTTGAACGCCCCCGAGAGCCGCAAGGTCCTCGAGACCCTGGCCAAGCTCATCGAGGCCCGCGAGGACGAGATGAACGCGGCGAGCTACGAACAGATCCTCGAGGAGCTCAAGAAGAAGACCAAGATTAAGGGCAAGAAATTGTTCATGCCGGTCCGCGTGGCCCTGACGGGGGGGACGGAAGGTCCCGAGCTCGCCGCGCTGGTGACCGCGCTCGGCAAGACCCAAGTCCTAGAAAGAGTTCGCAGTGCCTTTGAGAATCTACAACACGAAAAGCCGCAATAA
- a CDS encoding 2-C-methyl-D-erythritol 2,4-cyclodiphosphate synthase: MNSVWAILVAGGTGTRFGAQVPKQFLPLAGRQVLEYALELFAASPLFEGVVLVLPQDFVSEWKARLQQGPWSRVRVTAGGLTRQKSVQKGLQLVDGQAEWILIHDVARPLVTEEILRRTLAGVQETGAAVTAVPVADTLKKSDERQYVQKTVSRDRLYQIQTPQAFSKSLLDEALEWAEAKGMDATDEAGLVEGMGHKVRLVEGSVANFKITRAEDLEMAAALLEKRKSVMSQEFRIGEGYDVHAFVPGRDLILGGVKVPFEQGLQGHSDADALLHAICDAMLGAAAEGDLGKHFPDTDPQFKGVSSRVLLAEVTRRVQNKGFTVANVDATVVCQRPKLAPHIPQMREIIAAALGVPVDRVSVKATTEEGLGFTGTMQGLAARAVVLLQKRGSPP; encoded by the coding sequence ATGAATTCCGTGTGGGCGATTCTGGTGGCGGGGGGGACGGGTACCCGCTTCGGGGCCCAGGTGCCGAAGCAGTTCCTGCCGCTGGCGGGACGCCAAGTCCTCGAATACGCCTTGGAGCTCTTCGCCGCGAGTCCCCTCTTCGAAGGGGTGGTCTTGGTGCTTCCCCAGGACTTCGTTTCCGAGTGGAAGGCCCGGCTGCAACAGGGACCCTGGTCCCGGGTCCGGGTGACTGCGGGCGGGCTGACCCGGCAGAAATCGGTTCAGAAGGGCCTGCAGCTGGTCGACGGTCAGGCCGAATGGATCCTCATCCACGACGTCGCCCGGCCGCTCGTCACCGAGGAGATCCTGCGCCGCACCCTGGCCGGGGTCCAAGAGACCGGCGCCGCCGTGACCGCCGTGCCGGTGGCCGACACGCTCAAGAAGAGCGACGAGCGGCAATACGTGCAAAAGACGGTCTCGCGGGACCGCCTCTATCAAATTCAGACCCCCCAGGCCTTTTCCAAAAGCCTCCTCGACGAGGCCCTGGAGTGGGCCGAGGCCAAGGGTATGGACGCCACCGACGAGGCGGGGCTGGTCGAGGGCATGGGCCACAAGGTGCGCCTGGTCGAGGGCTCGGTCGCCAACTTCAAGATCACCCGGGCCGAGGACCTCGAGATGGCCGCGGCCCTGCTGGAGAAAAGAAAGTCCGTTATGAGCCAAGAATTCCGCATCGGCGAGGGCTATGACGTCCACGCCTTCGTCCCGGGCCGCGACCTGATTTTGGGCGGCGTCAAGGTCCCCTTCGAGCAGGGCCTGCAGGGCCATTCTGACGCCGACGCCCTGCTGCACGCGATCTGCGACGCGATGCTGGGCGCGGCCGCCGAGGGCGATCTGGGCAAGCACTTCCCCGACACCGACCCGCAATTCAAGGGCGTCTCCAGCCGCGTCCTGCTGGCCGAGGTGACACGCCGGGTGCAAAATAAGGGTTTTACCGTCGCCAACGTCGATGCTACGGTGGTCTGTCAACGGCCCAAGCTGGCCCCCCACATCCCCCAGATGCGGGAGATCATCGCGGCCGCCTTGGGCGTCCCGGTCGACCGGGTCAGCGTCAAGGCGACGACCGAGGAGGGCCTGGGATTCACCGGTACCATGCAGGGCCTCGCGGCGCGCGCCGTGGTCCTGTTGCAGAAGAGAGGGAGTCCACCATGA